Proteins encoded together in one Synechococcus sp. BL107 window:
- a CDS encoding CAAD domain-containing protein, producing the protein MEPTDEPLQAAESADTTASQSAVPVPPTPPATDLEGEPVPEPEPAPASPLESAAAPEIATVPPTVETTSDPVITSTVTIPAQETSTDEGGEWDLLVEKVKAWIDSKQLGSLWDQAQLPLRLIGGLILFVIVSTVYSGILGTINKVPLAPGLLELTGLIWLLNYARCNLVRSSDRKQVIDAVASTWNKVVGR; encoded by the coding sequence ATGGAACCGACCGACGAGCCGCTTCAGGCCGCCGAATCAGCTGACACCACTGCAAGCCAGTCGGCTGTCCCCGTTCCACCAACACCCCCAGCGACAGACCTAGAAGGGGAGCCTGTACCTGAGCCTGAACCAGCCCCGGCATCGCCCTTAGAAAGCGCAGCCGCACCAGAGATCGCGACCGTTCCCCCTACCGTCGAAACGACGTCTGATCCCGTCATCACCTCGACGGTGACCATCCCTGCCCAAGAAACTTCCACCGATGAGGGTGGCGAGTGGGATTTGCTTGTTGAAAAAGTCAAAGCCTGGATTGATTCCAAACAACTTGGATCGCTGTGGGACCAGGCTCAACTGCCACTTCGTCTCATTGGCGGCTTGATCCTCTTTGTGATCGTGAGCACCGTCTACAGCGGCATTCTCGGCACGATCAACAAGGTGCCCCTCGCCCCAGGGCTCCTAGAACTCACTGGTTTGATCTGGCTGTTGAATTACGCCCGCTGCAACCTCGTTCGGAGTAGCGATCGCAAGCAAGTGATCGATGCGGTGGCTTCCACCTGGAACAAAGTTGTGGGGCGTTAA
- the gyrA gene encoding DNA gyrase subunit A, translated as MADSVGPGGGGPGDSDERIIQTDLRNEMSRSYMEYAMSVIVGRALPDARDGLKPVHRRILYAMYELGLTSDRPYRKCARVVGEVLGKYHPHGDTAVYDALVRMAQDFSMSMPLIDGHGNFGSVDNDPPAAMRYTESRLQALTTDSLLEDIEAETVDYADNFDGSQQEPTVLPARIPQLLLNGSAGIAVGMATNIPPHNLNELIDGLMALINNPEISDQELMTLIPGPDFPTGGQILGRTGIRETYLSGRGSVTMRGVAEVETIEAPGRPDRDAVIITALPYQTNKAALIERIAEMVNDKKLEGISDIRDESDRDGMRIVVELRRDAYPQVVLNNLFKLTPLQSNFSAHMLALVNGEPILLTLRKMLEVFLDFRIETIERRTRYLLRKAEERDHILLGLLLALDQLDPIIALIRAAPDTATARTQLQDRHGLSAVQADAILQMQLRRLTALEADKIRLEHEDLVTKIADYKDILGRRERVLGIIQEELGQLRERHSVPRRTEILDLAGGLEDIDLIANERSVVLLTETGYLKRMPVSEFEATSRGTRGKAGTRSQGEEAVKLFIGCNDHDTLLLFSDRGVAYALPAYRVPQCSRTAKGTPVVQLLPIPREEAITSLLAVSEFNDDTDLLMLTQGGFIKRTRLSAFSNIRSNGLIAIGLEDGDALTWVRLSIPGDSVLIGSKAGMTIHFRLADGELRPLGRTARGVRSMNLRKGDSLVSMDVLPAELADQIAASADDVGDGDDAGDVAETAVAAEGPWVLVASASGLGKRVPVTQFRLQKRAGMGLRAMKFRTDADELVGLRVLGAGEELLLVSEKGVIVRTSADAIPQQSRAATGVRLQRLDKGDRLADVVLVPPEAETDDDNEASAEESSEPSAEG; from the coding sequence ATGGCGGATTCTGTGGGACCAGGAGGCGGCGGTCCCGGCGATTCCGACGAACGAATTATCCAAACAGATCTTCGCAACGAGATGTCGCGCTCCTACATGGAGTATGCGATGAGTGTGATCGTGGGTCGGGCCTTGCCCGATGCCCGCGATGGATTGAAGCCGGTGCATCGGCGCATCCTGTATGCGATGTACGAGTTGGGGCTCACCAGCGACCGGCCCTATCGGAAATGTGCCCGTGTGGTGGGCGAGGTGTTGGGCAAGTACCACCCCCACGGCGATACGGCTGTGTACGACGCCCTGGTCCGGATGGCCCAGGACTTTTCAATGTCGATGCCCCTGATCGACGGGCACGGCAACTTTGGCTCGGTGGACAACGACCCACCGGCGGCCATGCGATACACCGAATCGCGGTTGCAGGCACTCACCACCGACAGCCTGCTCGAAGACATCGAAGCCGAAACGGTCGATTACGCCGATAACTTTGATGGCTCCCAGCAGGAGCCAACGGTGCTTCCGGCTCGGATCCCTCAGTTGTTGCTGAATGGATCGGCGGGCATCGCCGTGGGGATGGCCACCAACATTCCACCCCACAACCTCAATGAATTGATCGACGGCCTGATGGCTTTGATCAACAACCCTGAAATTTCGGATCAGGAGTTGATGACTCTGATCCCTGGCCCCGACTTTCCAACCGGTGGCCAGATTCTGGGCCGCACCGGGATCCGTGAAACCTATTTAAGTGGTCGCGGCTCGGTGACGATGCGCGGCGTGGCTGAGGTCGAAACGATCGAAGCCCCCGGTCGGCCTGATCGGGATGCCGTGATCATTACGGCCTTGCCTTACCAAACCAACAAAGCGGCGTTGATTGAACGCATCGCTGAGATGGTGAACGACAAGAAACTGGAGGGGATTTCCGACATCCGCGACGAAAGCGACCGCGATGGCATGCGGATCGTTGTCGAGTTGCGTCGGGATGCCTACCCGCAGGTGGTGTTGAACAACCTGTTCAAGCTCACACCGCTGCAGAGCAACTTCAGTGCCCACATGTTGGCGCTAGTGAATGGCGAGCCGATCCTGCTCACTCTGCGCAAGATGCTCGAGGTGTTCCTCGACTTCCGCATCGAGACGATCGAGCGGCGCACCCGTTATTTGCTGCGCAAGGCGGAAGAGCGCGACCACATTTTGCTGGGCTTGCTGCTGGCCCTGGATCAGCTCGATCCGATCATTGCCTTGATCCGTGCCGCACCCGACACCGCAACGGCGCGAACGCAATTGCAAGACCGTCATGGGCTGTCTGCGGTGCAGGCGGATGCGATTTTGCAGATGCAACTGAGGCGGCTCACCGCGCTTGAAGCGGACAAGATCCGCCTGGAGCACGAAGATCTCGTCACCAAGATTGCCGACTACAAAGACATCCTCGGCCGTCGGGAAAGGGTGCTGGGCATCATCCAAGAGGAGCTTGGCCAGCTGCGTGAGCGCCATAGCGTGCCCCGCCGCACCGAGATTTTGGATCTGGCTGGTGGCCTGGAAGACATCGACCTGATCGCGAATGAGCGCTCGGTGGTGTTGCTCACGGAAACCGGCTATCTGAAGCGGATGCCGGTGAGTGAATTCGAAGCCACAAGCCGCGGCACCCGCGGCAAGGCCGGCACCCGCAGCCAGGGTGAAGAAGCGGTGAAGCTGTTCATCGGCTGCAACGACCACGACACGTTGCTGTTGTTTAGCGATCGGGGCGTGGCCTATGCGCTTCCGGCCTATCGGGTGCCGCAGTGCAGCCGTACCGCCAAAGGCACGCCGGTGGTGCAGCTGTTGCCCATTCCTCGGGAAGAGGCGATCACCTCGTTGTTAGCCGTTTCGGAATTCAACGACGACACCGATTTGTTGATGCTCACCCAGGGTGGCTTCATCAAGCGCACGCGGCTTTCAGCGTTTAGCAACATCCGTTCGAATGGCTTGATTGCTATTGGTTTGGAAGATGGCGACGCGCTCACCTGGGTGCGGTTGTCGATCCCAGGCGACAGCGTGCTGATCGGCTCGAAGGCCGGGATGACGATCCACTTCCGCTTGGCCGATGGTGAATTGCGACCCCTGGGTCGCACCGCCCGCGGCGTGCGTTCAATGAACCTGCGCAAGGGCGACAGTTTGGTGAGCATGGATGTGCTGCCAGCGGAGTTGGCCGATCAAATCGCCGCCAGTGCCGATGACGTCGGGGATGGCGACGACGCAGGAGACGTAGCTGAAACGGCTGTGGCTGCCGAAGGCCCTTGGGTGTTGGTGGCGTCGGCATCTGGGCTTGGCAAGCGGGTTCCCGTTACCCAATTCCGTTTGCAGAAACGGGCTGGCATGGGGCTGCGCGCGATGAAGTTCCGCACCGATGCCGATGAACTCGTGGGCTTGCGGGTGTTGGGGGCTGGAGAAGAGCTGTTGTTGGTGAGTGAAAAGGGTGTGATTGTGCGCACCAGCGCTGATGCCATTCCTCAGCAATCTCGAGCCGCCACCGGCGTTCGCTTGCAGCGTCTCGATAAGGGCGATCGCTTGGCGGATGTGGTGCTGGTGCCGCCCGAGGCGGAAACGGACGACGACAACGAAGCCAGTGCAGAGGAGTCGTCTGAACCATCAGCTGAGGGCTGA
- the hisH gene encoding imidazole glycerol phosphate synthase subunit HisH yields MSLNLGVIDYGMGNLHSVGKALERLGEKAVSVQGPEDLNSIDALILPGVGSFDPAIENLHATGLVPHLKAWGENNRPLLGICLGLQLLFERSDEGSKDGLGLFQGSVERLQSHPNERIPHMGWAPLKVERNCPLLHSDDPIPWVYFVHSYAAVPLDSSALASTAAYGNSPVTAMVWSGRIGACQFHPEKSSSAGEAMLKRWLHWLHQGAEPVH; encoded by the coding sequence TTGAGCCTAAATCTCGGTGTGATCGATTACGGCATGGGCAATCTCCACTCGGTGGGGAAAGCCCTGGAACGGCTTGGTGAAAAAGCAGTTTCCGTGCAAGGTCCAGAGGACCTCAATTCGATTGATGCCTTAATTCTTCCGGGGGTTGGTTCCTTCGATCCAGCGATCGAAAACCTCCACGCCACAGGGTTGGTCCCCCATCTCAAAGCATGGGGCGAGAACAACCGCCCCCTATTGGGTATTTGCCTCGGGCTGCAGTTGCTGTTCGAACGCAGTGATGAGGGAAGCAAGGATGGCCTGGGATTGTTCCAAGGTTCGGTTGAACGGCTGCAGAGCCATCCCAACGAGCGAATTCCTCACATGGGTTGGGCTCCCCTGAAAGTCGAACGCAATTGCCCGCTGCTGCATAGCGACGACCCCATTCCCTGGGTGTATTTCGTGCATAGTTATGCCGCCGTTCCGTTAGACAGTTCGGCGTTGGCATCCACCGCCGCCTACGGCAACTCCCCCGTCACAGCGATGGTGTGGAGCGGACGGATCGGCGCCTGCCAATTTCATCCTGAAAAATCATCCTCCGCCGGGGAAGCGATGCTCAAGCGCTGGCTCCATTGGTTGCACCAAGGTGCAGAACCCGTCCATTGA
- the crtL gene encoding lycopene beta cyclase, with product MADVADVLVIGGGPAALCIASELHQRGVLVEGIAPNPVDAPWPNTYGIWAKELELLGLEDLLEHRWSQTVSFYGAGGSDLDDQPTPHGMDYGLFDRQKLQQYWLGRGEGITWYQDSVDRIEVKADRTQVHCASGEPRLARVVIDASGHRTPHIRRPDQGPVAGQAAYGVVGRFEKAPVEPGQFVLMDFRCDHLSPEQRKQPPTFLYAMDFGDGVFFLEETSLALAPAVPEAELKQRLEQRLAKAGNAITEVMDVEHCLFPMNLPLPDFHQPVLAFGGAASMVHPASGYMVGALLRRGPGLAAALAAVLKEQPAMGSAALARVGWQALWPTELVLRHRLFQFGLGRLMGFDERLLRRHFTSFFQLSQADWSGFLTNTLPLPQLMAVMLRLFAISPWDVRRGLVLGAPR from the coding sequence TTGGCTGATGTCGCTGATGTGTTGGTGATCGGGGGCGGTCCGGCCGCCCTTTGCATCGCTTCTGAATTGCATCAGCGTGGAGTGTTGGTGGAGGGCATTGCACCGAATCCGGTGGATGCCCCTTGGCCGAACACCTACGGGATTTGGGCGAAGGAGCTCGAGCTGTTGGGCCTCGAGGATTTGCTGGAGCACCGCTGGAGCCAAACGGTGAGTTTTTACGGCGCAGGGGGCTCGGACTTAGACGATCAACCCACGCCGCATGGGATGGATTACGGATTGTTTGATCGGCAAAAACTTCAGCAGTACTGGTTGGGCCGTGGCGAGGGAATCACCTGGTATCAAGACAGCGTCGATCGCATCGAAGTGAAGGCTGATCGCACCCAGGTGCATTGCGCTTCCGGCGAACCACGCCTGGCCCGGGTGGTGATCGATGCCTCAGGCCATCGAACACCGCATATCCGTCGTCCGGATCAGGGGCCCGTGGCTGGGCAAGCCGCCTATGGCGTGGTGGGTCGCTTTGAAAAAGCTCCGGTGGAGCCAGGCCAATTTGTGCTGATGGATTTTCGCTGCGATCACCTCAGCCCAGAACAGCGAAAGCAGCCCCCCACCTTTTTGTATGCGATGGATTTTGGTGATGGGGTGTTTTTTTTGGAGGAAACATCGTTGGCCTTAGCGCCCGCAGTTCCTGAAGCTGAGTTGAAGCAACGTCTAGAGCAACGTTTGGCCAAGGCGGGGAACGCAATCACCGAAGTGATGGATGTTGAACATTGCCTGTTCCCGATGAATTTGCCGTTGCCGGATTTCCATCAGCCGGTGTTGGCTTTTGGCGGCGCGGCGAGCATGGTGCACCCAGCTTCGGGCTACATGGTGGGAGCGCTATTAAGGCGCGGACCGGGTTTGGCGGCCGCCTTGGCTGCGGTTTTAAAAGAGCAACCAGCGATGGGATCTGCAGCCCTGGCGCGTGTGGGTTGGCAAGCGCTGTGGCCAACGGAATTGGTGTTGCGCCATCGCCTGTTTCAGTTTGGTTTAGGCCGTTTGATGGGCTTCGATGAACGGCTGTTGCGCCGCCACTTCACGAGCTTTTTTCAGCTATCCCAAGCGGATTGGAGTGGCTTCCTCACCAACACGTTGCCGTTGCCGCAGCTGATGGCTGTGATGCTGCGCCTGTTTGCGATTTCACCGTGGGATGTGCGGAGAGGGTTGGTGTTGGGTGCACCGCGCTAA
- a CDS encoding GuaB3 family IMP dehydrogenase-related protein: MDIQLGRSKTVRRAYGIDEIALVPGGRTVDPEVTNTSWSLGGITREIPIIASAMDGVVDVDMAVRLSELGALGVLNLEGVQTRYEDPNAVLDRIAAVGKTEFVPLMQEIYSQPVQEQLIRKRIQDIKAQGGIAAVSGTPVAAMRFRKAIAEAGADLFFVQATVVSTNHIGPEGQDTLDLEELCQGMGLPVVIGNCVTYEVALQLMRAGAAGVMVGIGPGAACTSRGVLGVGIPQATAVADCAAARADFQKESGRYVPIVADGGIVTGGDICKCIACGADAVMIGSPIARAEEAPGRGFHWGMATPSPVLPRGTRINVGSTGSIERILRGPAKLDDGTHNLLGCLKTSMGTLGARTIAEMQTVEVVVAPSLLTEGKVYQKAQNLGMGK, translated from the coding sequence GTGGACATTCAGCTTGGACGCTCCAAAACTGTTCGCCGCGCCTACGGAATTGATGAGATCGCCCTTGTGCCAGGGGGGCGCACGGTGGATCCCGAGGTCACCAACACCAGCTGGAGCCTCGGGGGGATCACGCGGGAGATTCCGATCATCGCCAGTGCCATGGACGGCGTGGTGGATGTGGATATGGCCGTACGGCTTTCAGAGCTTGGTGCTCTCGGGGTTTTGAACCTGGAGGGGGTTCAAACCCGTTATGAGGATCCCAATGCGGTTTTGGACCGCATTGCCGCCGTCGGCAAAACGGAATTCGTTCCGTTAATGCAAGAGATCTACAGCCAGCCCGTCCAGGAGCAATTGATCCGTAAACGGATTCAAGACATCAAGGCCCAAGGCGGCATCGCTGCTGTGAGCGGTACGCCAGTGGCTGCGATGCGATTTCGCAAGGCCATCGCTGAAGCAGGCGCGGATCTCTTTTTTGTTCAAGCCACGGTGGTCTCGACCAACCACATCGGTCCTGAAGGTCAGGACACCTTGGATCTCGAAGAGCTGTGCCAAGGCATGGGCTTGCCCGTGGTGATCGGCAACTGCGTCACCTACGAGGTGGCCTTGCAACTGATGCGAGCGGGTGCTGCCGGGGTGATGGTGGGCATTGGCCCGGGCGCCGCCTGCACATCAAGGGGCGTATTGGGAGTAGGCATTCCCCAAGCCACGGCGGTTGCCGACTGTGCCGCAGCACGCGCCGATTTCCAAAAAGAAAGTGGCCGTTACGTGCCGATCGTTGCCGACGGCGGCATCGTCACCGGCGGCGACATTTGCAAGTGCATTGCCTGCGGAGCTGATGCCGTGATGATTGGATCCCCCATTGCTCGGGCCGAGGAAGCACCAGGCCGCGGTTTCCACTGGGGCATGGCCACGCCAAGCCCTGTTTTGCCCCGCGGCACCCGCATCAATGTGGGGAGTACGGGAAGTATTGAGCGCATTCTTCGCGGCCCCGCGAAGCTCGATGACGGCACCCACAACCTGCTGGGTTGCCTCAAAACCTCGATGGGCACCCTGGGCGCCCGCACCATTGCAGAGATGCAAACCGTCGAAGTAGTAGTGGCACCGTCCCTGCTCACGGAGGGCAAGGTGTACCAGAAAGCTCAAAATCTAGGAATGGGTAAGTAG
- a CDS encoding serine hydrolase, whose amino-acid sequence MTSSRPSRRIPGWGRPARLITRLILLGIGLGVISGSALKLLAPQVRQQQLALPEWLAKQPWIESITPKAATQSDSTAAKAPLALLRNTGLPQHPFAPRQEIPALSQRWIQQAATQPDLQVSAYMLILDDGRFAQMNAHRPMPAASSIKTPILLAVLERIDQGTLQWNEPLTLTKELVGGGAGWMASRPLGSRFPTYEVATEMIRVSDNSATNLMIARAGGQDAINARFQALDLPSTVVNNWLPDLDGTNTTSARDLSRAIALVDSGESLGPRSRDLFREVMATSVTNTLLPTGLMRGLGGAQGAPDSALARKGYRVFNKTGDIGTAYADAGLIELPDGRRAVAGFLVKGPFNDPRSTEMIRQLAAAMAPHLKPKPAPAKP is encoded by the coding sequence TTGACTAGCAGCCGACCATCTCGACGCATCCCAGGCTGGGGACGGCCCGCACGCCTGATCACCCGCTTGATCCTGCTTGGGATTGGGCTGGGGGTGATCAGTGGTTCTGCCCTGAAATTGCTCGCTCCCCAGGTGCGTCAGCAGCAATTAGCCCTGCCGGAGTGGCTCGCGAAGCAGCCCTGGATCGAAAGCATCACTCCCAAGGCTGCGACGCAATCCGACAGCACAGCTGCAAAGGCTCCTCTCGCCCTTCTCCGCAACACAGGGCTCCCCCAACACCCCTTTGCACCGCGTCAAGAAATCCCGGCGCTCTCCCAACGCTGGATCCAGCAGGCCGCAACCCAACCTGATCTGCAGGTGAGCGCCTACATGCTCATTCTCGATGACGGTCGCTTTGCCCAGATGAACGCGCACCGGCCGATGCCGGCCGCAAGCTCCATCAAAACGCCCATACTGCTGGCGGTTCTCGAGCGGATCGACCAAGGCACCCTGCAGTGGAATGAACCGCTAACGCTCACGAAAGAACTGGTGGGTGGTGGAGCCGGATGGATGGCCTCACGCCCCCTGGGGTCGCGCTTTCCCACCTACGAGGTGGCCACTGAAATGATTCGGGTGAGCGACAACTCCGCCACCAATTTGATGATTGCGAGGGCCGGCGGCCAAGACGCCATCAACGCTCGCTTCCAAGCGCTCGACCTGCCGTCCACGGTGGTGAACAACTGGCTCCCAGACCTTGATGGAACCAACACCACCAGCGCCCGTGATCTCAGCCGCGCCATTGCCCTGGTGGATAGCGGTGAAAGTCTTGGTCCCCGCAGCCGCGATCTCTTCCGCGAGGTGATGGCCACCTCCGTGACCAACACCCTTTTGCCCACGGGCTTGATGCGAGGCCTCGGAGGCGCCCAAGGAGCCCCCGACTCCGCCCTTGCTCGTAAGGGATATCGGGTCTTCAACAAAACAGGAGACATCGGCACCGCCTACGCCGATGCCGGCCTCATTGAACTCCCGGATGGCCGCAGAGCGGTGGCGGGTTTTTTGGTGAAGGGTCCTTTCAATGACCCCCGCTCCACCGAAATGATCCGCCAACTGGCCGCAGCCATGGCTCCCCATCTCAAGCCAAAACCAGCGCCAGCCAAGCCATGA
- a CDS encoding RNA methyltransferase, with translation MNNVVVVLVEPAGPLNIGSVARLCANFNVEELRLVAPRCDHLSEPSLQMAVHGREMLHTAKLYPTLLSAIGDCRRSVASCGRIDHGAIPLHPPTEALTWLLAKPTPAQPQPGPIAVVFGREDRGLSNDELRLCQRVLTLHSGSDYPSLNLSHSVGIVLHDLARLSTNLHTPPTTDPTALQAPRATPDPAAAPALAALLDDATDLLLEAGFLLQHTAHARMGKVRDLLQRATIRTEEVALIRGMVRQLRWAIRAHRP, from the coding sequence GTGAACAATGTGGTGGTGGTGCTGGTGGAGCCGGCAGGCCCCCTCAACATCGGCAGCGTTGCCCGCCTTTGCGCCAACTTCAACGTTGAGGAGCTGCGGCTTGTGGCTCCCCGCTGTGATCACCTCAGCGAACCATCCCTCCAGATGGCCGTCCATGGCCGAGAGATGCTTCACACCGCCAAGCTCTACCCCACCCTGCTGTCGGCCATTGGAGACTGTCGCCGCAGCGTCGCCAGTTGCGGGCGCATCGATCATGGCGCTATTCCTTTGCATCCCCCCACCGAGGCGCTCACTTGGTTGCTCGCGAAGCCAACCCCAGCCCAGCCCCAACCCGGTCCGATTGCGGTGGTGTTTGGCCGCGAAGATCGGGGACTGTCGAACGATGAGCTGCGGCTGTGCCAGAGGGTCTTGACCCTTCACAGCGGGTCCGACTACCCCTCGCTCAACCTCTCCCATTCCGTGGGAATCGTGTTGCATGACTTGGCACGCCTCAGCACCAACCTCCACACCCCCCCAACCACGGACCCAACCGCTCTGCAAGCCCCTAGGGCTACGCCGGATCCTGCGGCTGCACCAGCCCTGGCCGCTCTCCTCGACGATGCGACCGATTTATTACTGGAAGCCGGTTTCTTGTTGCAACACACGGCCCATGCACGCATGGGCAAGGTGCGAGATCTATTGCAACGCGCCACCATTCGAACGGAAGAAGTGGCTTTGATCCGCGGCATGGTTCGTCAGCTGCGCTGGGCCATCCGCGCACACCGCCCCTAA
- the trxA gene encoding thioredoxin, with the protein MSSAAAVTDASFEQDVLQSDVPVLVDFWAPWCGPCRMVAPIVEEIAKEFEGQIKVFKLNTDENPNVASQYGIRSIPTLMVFKGGQKVDTVVGAVPKATLSGTISKYL; encoded by the coding sequence ATGTCGAGCGCTGCCGCTGTCACCGACGCTTCTTTCGAACAGGACGTTCTCCAGAGCGACGTGCCGGTTTTGGTCGACTTCTGGGCCCCTTGGTGCGGTCCTTGCCGGATGGTGGCTCCCATCGTCGAAGAAATAGCAAAAGAATTCGAAGGCCAAATCAAGGTGTTCAAGCTCAACACCGATGAAAACCCCAACGTGGCCAGCCAATACGGGATTCGCAGCATCCCAACACTGATGGTGTTTAAGGGCGGCCAAAAGGTTGACACCGTTGTTGGCGCCGTTCCTAAAGCCACCCTCTCAGGCACAATCTCGAAGTATCTCTGA
- a CDS encoding cytochrome c translates to MIEPSSTAAEQPEQGRGLITALVVLAAAACVVLVLWVWGNARQDPYVRASLDLQGSTEHGGQLFRINCAGCHGLAGQGLVGPKLVGITEQRNDPVLVHQIISGETPPMPSFQMEPQSMADLLAYLHDLS, encoded by the coding sequence GTGATCGAGCCGTCATCAACTGCAGCTGAACAGCCGGAACAAGGTCGTGGTCTCATCACAGCCCTCGTTGTGTTGGCTGCAGCAGCTTGCGTTGTTCTCGTTCTATGGGTGTGGGGCAACGCCCGCCAGGATCCCTACGTGCGTGCCAGCCTCGATCTTCAAGGCTCCACCGAGCATGGCGGGCAGTTATTCCGCATCAACTGCGCCGGTTGCCATGGCCTCGCCGGCCAAGGGCTTGTTGGTCCAAAACTTGTTGGGATTACTGAGCAACGCAACGATCCCGTGCTCGTGCACCAAATCATCAGCGGTGAAACGCCACCCATGCCGAGCTTTCAAATGGAACCTCAGTCGATGGCCGATCTGCTGGCCTACCTGCACGACCTCTCTTGA
- the petG gene encoding cytochrome b6-f complex subunit V, producing MIEPLLCGIVLGLIPVTLLGLFVAAWNQYRRGGSALGG from the coding sequence ATGATCGAACCTCTGCTGTGCGGCATCGTTCTGGGTCTGATTCCCGTAACGCTTTTGGGTCTGTTTGTGGCGGCATGGAACCAGTATCGACGGGGCGGCAGCGCTCTGGGGGGCTGA
- a CDS encoding DUF3370 domain-containing protein, with protein sequence MTLHRLFTATLAPIALLGLTLQAMAEVVVRQQTVRPLPGELDAVLMVNDNNPELIASDGILLSTFPEGGDASLPVALNGRFDLFSHHVYAGDAEASPESTLWFALLAAPLGDQPVTLTLLEGSTSLSQATQPGQTEAPFLPLPSRMRETTAVVASGPGSRVAGDLLAGRTAPELSHQTWTLKPGEPTRLLRLPMPVAGLDPLLNGRNVQLRLHSSAPVAIATLAGHGQDAKPPSDQTWRTMLSQGILSTKEHRPSPRGSRGKLIYSRVSGVQLGSRWDAEITDPGSRVLDVPQGPLSWPISSLERGTLATGQVQTAELKAFYPGTAWAAHGNYGVEYDLRLPLRNNSTKPVTLQVSLDSPLKGNKTTDSLRFRSDRNGPVMFRGPLQIRGLNGADGQPLGRQTVHLVLRQGQQGPSLGQVTLKPGEQQQVQLRLVYPADATPPQVLTVQPVKQFSREKRSL encoded by the coding sequence ATGACGTTGCACCGCTTGTTCACAGCCACCCTGGCGCCAATCGCTCTCCTCGGGCTCACCTTGCAAGCCATGGCAGAGGTGGTGGTGCGTCAGCAAACCGTGCGCCCTCTCCCCGGTGAGCTCGATGCCGTGCTGATGGTGAACGACAACAATCCAGAGCTGATTGCGAGCGATGGCATCCTGCTGTCCACCTTCCCCGAAGGCGGCGACGCGTCCTTACCCGTTGCGCTGAATGGCCGTTTTGATCTGTTCAGCCATCACGTCTATGCCGGCGATGCCGAGGCCAGTCCGGAATCCACCCTCTGGTTCGCGCTTCTAGCCGCACCCCTCGGCGATCAACCCGTCACCCTCACCCTGCTCGAGGGGAGCACCTCCTTATCCCAGGCCACCCAACCGGGCCAAACCGAGGCGCCTTTCCTGCCGCTTCCCAGCCGCATGCGAGAAACCACAGCCGTGGTTGCGTCTGGCCCTGGTAGCCGTGTTGCTGGGGATCTTCTCGCTGGCCGAACCGCACCGGAACTGAGCCATCAAACCTGGACACTGAAGCCAGGAGAACCCACGCGCTTGCTTCGTTTGCCGATGCCCGTCGCGGGCCTCGATCCCCTGCTCAATGGCCGGAATGTGCAGTTGCGCCTCCACAGCTCCGCCCCTGTCGCTATCGCCACCCTGGCGGGCCATGGCCAAGACGCGAAGCCCCCCAGCGACCAGACGTGGCGCACCATGCTCAGCCAGGGAATCCTTAGTACAAAAGAACACCGGCCCAGCCCCCGCGGCAGCCGCGGCAAGTTGATTTATTCGCGGGTGAGTGGCGTCCAATTGGGAAGCCGCTGGGACGCCGAGATCACCGATCCCGGAAGCCGGGTGCTCGATGTCCCCCAAGGGCCTCTCTCCTGGCCGATTAGCAGCCTGGAACGCGGCACCCTGGCCACCGGCCAAGTACAAACCGCCGAACTCAAGGCTTTTTATCCCGGCACAGCCTGGGCCGCCCACGGCAACTACGGAGTGGAATACGACCTCCGCCTGCCCTTGCGGAACAACAGCACCAAACCGGTAACGCTGCAGGTGTCCCTCGATTCCCCCCTAAAGGGCAACAAAACCACCGATTCACTCCGGTTTCGCAGCGATCGCAATGGCCCCGTGATGTTCCGCGGCCCGCTGCAGATCCGAGGGCTCAACGGGGCTGACGGTCAGCCGCTGGGACGCCAAACCGTGCATCTGGTCTTGCGCCAAGGGCAACAGGGCCCGTCCCTCGGCCAGGTGACCCTCAAACCCGGCGAACAACAGCAGGTTCAGCTGCGATTGGTCTATCCCGCCGATGCCACCCCACCCCAGGTGCTGACTGTGCAGCCTGTGAAACAATTCTCTCGAGAGAAGAGATCACTGTGA